From Paraburkholderia flava, a single genomic window includes:
- a CDS encoding HAF repeat-containing protein yields MQSISTSTHRVHRARCASIVVTLLAIAASQPVAAQSFAQHFTITTLGTLPGGGASQGAAINGRGQVVGISTVANGSQHAALFEDGKVTDLGTLPGGDKSAAAYSINNRGQAVGYSFISTGYPHAALFDNGTVTDLGLLPGGDNSAANWINDRGQIVGWSFNASRASRAFLFDNGVMTDLGTLPGGAYSAANAVNDRGEVVGWSTVSNNNEHAFLYERGVMHDLGTLPGGNASAAYAINERGQIVGSSTAANGNTHAVLFEKGKVIDLGTLRGGTTSAAYGINERGEVIGYSSTASGDVHAVMFADGRITDLGALAGDTQSVARGIDNRGQVVGYSGSHAVLWTRER; encoded by the coding sequence ATGCAATCCATCTCTACATCAACGCACCGTGTGCATCGCGCTCGCTGCGCATCGATCGTCGTCACGCTGCTCGCGATCGCAGCATCGCAGCCGGTCGCGGCGCAAAGCTTCGCGCAGCATTTCACCATCACGACTCTCGGTACGCTGCCGGGTGGCGGTGCCAGTCAGGGGGCTGCTATCAACGGACGCGGTCAGGTGGTCGGTATTTCAACCGTCGCGAACGGATCGCAGCACGCCGCCCTATTCGAGGACGGCAAGGTGACCGACCTCGGCACGCTCCCCGGCGGCGACAAAAGCGCGGCCGCGTACTCGATCAACAATCGCGGTCAGGCGGTCGGCTACTCGTTCATCTCGACCGGCTATCCGCACGCCGCGCTGTTCGACAACGGGACGGTCACCGATCTCGGCCTGCTGCCCGGCGGCGACAACAGCGCGGCCAACTGGATCAATGATCGCGGACAGATCGTCGGCTGGTCGTTCAACGCCAGCCGCGCGTCGCGTGCGTTCCTCTTCGACAACGGCGTGATGACCGATCTCGGCACCCTCCCCGGCGGAGCCTACAGCGCGGCGAATGCGGTCAACGATCGTGGCGAGGTGGTCGGCTGGTCGACGGTGAGTAACAACAACGAGCACGCGTTTCTGTACGAACGCGGCGTGATGCACGACCTGGGCACGCTGCCCGGCGGCAACGCAAGCGCGGCCTATGCGATCAACGAGCGCGGTCAGATCGTCGGTTCGTCGACGGCCGCGAACGGGAACACGCATGCAGTGCTGTTCGAAAAAGGCAAGGTGATCGACCTGGGGACGCTGCGCGGCGGCACGACGAGCGCTGCCTATGGGATCAATGAGCGCGGCGAGGTGATCGGCTACTCGTCGACCGCGAGCGGGGACGTGCACGCGGTTATGTTCGCAGACGGGCGGATCACCGACCTGGGTGCACTCGCCGGCGATACGCAGAGCGTCGCGCGCGGGATCGACAATCGCGGGCAGGTCGTGGGGTACTCGGGGTCGCACGCGGTGTTGTGGACGCGGGAGCGGTGA
- a CDS encoding gluconolaconase, which produces MKFHANKLTKPLLSLLTVALLSVVAPLAQAGGDIAFSGDQIYPESVAWSNSQHAFLVSSIVHGQIGKVTMNGTYTPFITDPKLISSLGVLADEKRNTLWVAVADPGKSVRSTPETAGKLAAVAAYNLTTGEPRGYYDLGHLSPGAHLANDLTLDAEGNLYVTDSFSPIIYRVDTAGNASIFARNDAFEGKDFNLNGIVYLPDGHLLVDKDNSGELFRIDVKDPGKIERVQLPAPFKGADGLRLVDSKHLMLVQNLGTDQTIELVSQDGWKSATIERKEHAHQSMPTAAVKVGKDVYVLNSRIDNLFDKDAARVNDFSLQKF; this is translated from the coding sequence ATGAAATTCCACGCAAACAAGCTCACCAAACCTTTACTGTCGCTGCTTACGGTGGCCCTGCTGTCCGTGGTCGCGCCACTTGCGCAAGCCGGCGGCGATATCGCTTTTAGCGGCGATCAGATCTATCCGGAAAGCGTGGCATGGTCGAACAGCCAGCATGCGTTCCTGGTTAGCTCTATCGTTCACGGTCAGATCGGCAAGGTGACCATGAACGGTACCTACACCCCCTTTATCACCGACCCGAAACTGATCTCCAGCCTGGGTGTACTCGCGGATGAAAAGCGAAACACGTTGTGGGTGGCTGTCGCCGATCCGGGCAAGTCTGTTCGCAGCACGCCCGAAACAGCAGGCAAACTGGCGGCAGTCGCCGCCTACAACCTGACCACCGGCGAGCCGCGCGGCTATTACGACCTCGGTCACCTGAGCCCCGGTGCTCATCTGGCCAACGATCTGACGCTGGACGCCGAGGGCAACCTCTACGTCACCGACAGCTTCTCGCCGATCATCTATCGCGTCGACACGGCGGGCAACGCGTCAATCTTTGCGAGGAACGACGCATTCGAAGGGAAGGACTTCAACCTCAACGGCATCGTCTATCTCCCGGATGGTCACCTGCTGGTCGACAAAGACAATAGCGGCGAACTGTTTCGCATCGACGTAAAAGACCCGGGCAAGATCGAGCGCGTGCAACTGCCGGCGCCGTTCAAGGGCGCGGACGGACTGCGTCTGGTGGACTCGAAGCATCTGATGCTGGTGCAAAACCTGGGCACCGATCAGACGATCGAACTGGTTTCTCAAGACGGCTGGAAGTCGGCCACTATCGAGCGTAAGGAGCACGCTCACCAGTCGATGCCGACTGCGGCGGTCAAGGTCGGCAAGGATGTGTACGTGTTGAACTCGCGCATCGACAACCTGTTCGACAAGGACGCCGCGAGGGTGAACGACTTCAGTCTGCAGAAGTTCTGA
- a CDS encoding LysR family transcriptional regulator — MDKFTAMHTLVNVVNAGTFARAADLMNVPASTVTRLVQTLEKDLKVKLLHRTTRRLTLTQEGIAYYEGAVRVLDEVGALESSVMSASKAPEGRIRVELAGSVAFNRVIPRLPEFYALYPDIQIDMTVGNRTADLLAESVDCVVRIGPLLSDSLIARSLGTLSLATCASPQYLQTHGTPLHPSELAANHRLIKMTSTHSGRDFVFSLRQGEEQFELKGKYQLSVNDSSAALVAGLAGLGVLTTYAFMIQPYIESGALQGLFPEWRGDRIPVHIAYPVNRHLAQKVRVFIDWVASLFPPEKF, encoded by the coding sequence ATGGATAAATTCACCGCGATGCATACGCTGGTCAACGTCGTTAATGCCGGCACGTTCGCGCGAGCGGCAGATCTGATGAACGTGCCGGCGTCGACCGTCACACGGCTGGTGCAGACGCTGGAGAAAGATCTCAAGGTCAAGCTGCTCCATCGCACGACCCGGCGTCTCACGTTGACGCAGGAAGGTATCGCGTATTACGAAGGCGCGGTCCGCGTGCTGGACGAAGTCGGTGCGCTTGAGTCGAGTGTGATGAGTGCATCGAAGGCGCCGGAGGGAAGAATCCGGGTGGAGCTCGCAGGTTCGGTTGCGTTTAACCGAGTCATTCCGCGGCTTCCTGAGTTTTATGCGCTCTACCCCGACATCCAGATCGATATGACCGTTGGAAACCGGACAGCGGATCTGCTTGCCGAAAGCGTCGATTGCGTCGTGCGGATCGGGCCGCTGCTAAGCGACTCGTTGATCGCCAGATCATTGGGAACGCTTTCCCTTGCAACCTGTGCATCGCCCCAATACCTGCAGACGCACGGCACGCCGCTGCATCCTTCCGAGCTCGCGGCGAATCATCGGCTCATCAAGATGACGTCGACGCATTCGGGGCGCGATTTTGTTTTTTCGCTCAGACAAGGTGAAGAACAGTTTGAATTGAAGGGCAAATATCAACTTTCGGTCAACGACTCGAGCGCTGCGCTCGTCGCAGGTTTAGCCGGCCTGGGTGTGCTGACGACATACGCGTTCATGATCCAGCCGTATATCGAGTCCGGGGCGCTGCAGGGTCTCTTTCCCGAATGGCGCGGCGACCGCATCCCGGTGCACATTGCCTATCCGGTCAATCGACATCTCGCGCAGAAGGTCAGAGTGTTTATCGACTGGGTCGCGAGCCTGTTCCCACCGGAAAAATTTTGA
- a CDS encoding LysR family transcriptional regulator — MKQGPETENTLLNGKSLRYLHEVDRHGGVRVAAEALGINPSVISRQIAQLERTHGVAMLERNGRRVVLSEIGAILVEHFREGSRRDADMLAQLQDFKSLRRGRVRICVSEGRVDLLVSAVLKPFSLRFPDIVVELHNGGTSQAFSMVRNDEVDLGLTIAGGHDPMIQTRTFRAGKFCAMVSPGHALARMGKVRFAQLCDQRLIFMPEHFGVQQYLNAIIRAEGLNVTPFYRCDLFSAAQSIAAAGLGIAFMSTDAAKQYLNAGELVAVEIDHPIARDFSAQVMRRIGRRLSPAADFLWRQIVDAMQGGWVTPNLGKAKPGKVKGS, encoded by the coding sequence ATGAAGCAAGGCCCGGAGACCGAAAATACCCTGCTCAACGGCAAGAGCCTGCGTTACCTTCACGAAGTAGACAGACATGGCGGGGTACGCGTAGCGGCAGAAGCGCTCGGCATCAATCCTTCGGTAATCAGCCGGCAGATTGCCCAGCTCGAACGAACCCACGGCGTCGCGATGCTCGAGCGCAATGGACGTCGTGTGGTACTCAGCGAAATCGGGGCCATCCTGGTCGAACACTTTCGCGAAGGCTCGCGACGCGACGCGGATATGCTGGCTCAGCTGCAGGATTTCAAAAGCCTGCGACGCGGACGTGTCAGGATCTGCGTGAGCGAAGGCCGCGTCGATCTGCTTGTCTCCGCTGTGCTGAAACCGTTTAGCCTTCGGTTTCCGGACATCGTGGTCGAACTCCACAATGGCGGGACGTCGCAGGCGTTTTCCATGGTGCGCAACGACGAGGTCGATCTAGGCCTGACCATAGCCGGCGGGCACGACCCGATGATTCAGACGAGGACCTTCCGTGCGGGAAAATTCTGCGCGATGGTCAGTCCGGGTCATGCCCTCGCTCGAATGGGAAAGGTCCGCTTCGCGCAGCTGTGCGACCAGCGGCTCATTTTTATGCCGGAGCACTTCGGTGTGCAGCAGTATCTGAACGCCATCATTCGCGCGGAAGGATTGAATGTCACGCCGTTCTACCGGTGCGACCTCTTTTCAGCAGCGCAGTCGATCGCAGCGGCTGGCTTGGGCATCGCGTTCATGTCCACCGATGCCGCCAAGCAATATCTCAACGCGGGCGAACTCGTCGCCGTCGAGATCGATCATCCCATCGCGCGGGATTTCAGCGCTCAGGTAATGCGACGGATCGGCCGGCGGCTCTCTCCTGCCGCGGATTTTCTTTGGCGGCAGATCGTGGATGCAATGCAGGGCGGCTGGGTAACGCCTAACCTGGGGAAAGCAAAGCCCGGCAAGGTCAAAGGCTCCTGA
- a CDS encoding NIPSNAP family protein produces the protein MRTYTFKPVSVPEWLALYRAEALEVQNEYLGDLVGFFTTEFGNVNQVVHIWRFAGLDDRARRRDQMATDPRWQAFVTKVKNLGLLVSMESKILKPTDFSPLR, from the coding sequence ATGAGAACCTATACGTTCAAGCCGGTTAGCGTTCCGGAATGGCTGGCGCTCTATCGTGCCGAGGCGCTTGAGGTTCAGAACGAATACCTGGGCGACCTGGTCGGTTTCTTTACGACGGAGTTCGGCAACGTCAACCAGGTCGTCCATATCTGGCGCTTTGCGGGCCTTGACGATCGCGCCCGGCGACGCGATCAGATGGCAACCGATCCGCGCTGGCAGGCATTCGTGACCAAGGTGAAAAACCTGGGCCTGCTGGTTTCGATGGAATCGAAGATTCTGAAGCCGACGGATTTTTCCCCGCTGCGCTAG
- a CDS encoding glycosyltransferase family 39 protein has protein sequence MDLTDTTEPESHRIAAALVERLRTSPRERAASSHVAFWLAVATIAVLAVALRLVTLSSRSLWTDEGYSFWFASQTLHTLWHDVPYYETHPPFYYTLLHGWMLIAGTTEAALRMPSVIASVLTVVLLAVSGKLLRAGPDGDRIALLAAFLFAINKGSIEYAQQARPYALETLAAALMTLGSVRLLMLLHARLHTHIHPLDFQKTPRIAPAAIGLTLSAALTLWLHNTAMFIVFAVWVGLATTLLIDRGRVVPRLLLFGVTGAVAVALWSPYLPFLLFQSRNVASNFWIRLNWLDFPAAWTLAAGGKWAFVPLAAFAALGLRAVWRAQRSLAVHLACVLVLPFAIVVLISCLVRPIFMDRLFAWMGPEFVALAALGIVVALHHARDLHARPGRRMATLAVVGAIVALSGMQIVKFYRHPSEDWRALTAAIATQAQPGDLVIVDAGEAQPPLQFYARNQPSFPPMQVIPADFPAPGLARPYRAGNLGVPSPIDADRPTIRAACDSHRRVWLVTRGVGTYDPTAIVQSEIVARKPHARVFVDSESYTLELFE, from the coding sequence ATGGACCTCACCGACACGACCGAGCCGGAGTCGCATCGTATCGCCGCCGCGCTCGTCGAGCGGCTTCGCACATCGCCGCGCGAACGTGCCGCGTCCAGTCACGTCGCGTTCTGGCTGGCGGTCGCGACGATCGCGGTACTCGCGGTCGCATTGCGGCTCGTCACGCTGTCGAGCCGCTCGTTGTGGACCGACGAAGGCTACAGCTTCTGGTTCGCATCGCAGACGCTGCACACGCTGTGGCACGACGTGCCGTACTACGAGACGCATCCGCCGTTCTACTACACGTTGCTGCACGGATGGATGCTGATCGCGGGCACGACCGAAGCGGCGCTGCGGATGCCGTCGGTAATCGCGAGCGTGCTGACCGTCGTGCTGCTCGCCGTCAGCGGCAAGCTGCTGCGTGCGGGGCCGGACGGCGACCGCATCGCGCTGCTCGCCGCGTTCCTGTTCGCGATCAACAAAGGCAGCATCGAGTACGCACAGCAGGCGCGGCCATACGCGCTCGAAACGCTCGCCGCCGCGCTGATGACGCTCGGCTCGGTAAGACTGCTGATGCTGCTGCACGCACGGCTTCACACGCACATCCATCCGCTCGATTTTCAGAAGACGCCACGCATTGCGCCTGCCGCGATCGGCCTGACGTTGAGCGCCGCGCTCACGCTGTGGCTGCACAACACCGCGATGTTCATCGTGTTCGCAGTGTGGGTCGGGCTTGCGACGACGCTGTTGATCGACCGTGGTCGCGTCGTACCGCGTCTGCTGCTGTTCGGCGTCACCGGTGCGGTCGCGGTCGCGCTGTGGTCGCCGTATCTGCCGTTCCTGCTGTTCCAGAGCCGTAACGTCGCGTCGAACTTCTGGATCCGGCTGAACTGGCTCGATTTCCCCGCTGCGTGGACGCTGGCCGCCGGCGGCAAATGGGCGTTCGTGCCGCTGGCCGCGTTTGCCGCGCTGGGTTTGCGTGCGGTGTGGCGCGCGCAGCGTTCGCTTGCGGTGCATCTGGCGTGCGTGCTCGTGTTGCCGTTCGCAATCGTCGTGCTGATCAGTTGTCTCGTGCGGCCGATTTTCATGGACCGGCTGTTCGCGTGGATGGGACCGGAGTTCGTCGCGCTCGCCGCACTCGGCATCGTGGTGGCGTTGCACCACGCACGTGATCTGCACGCGCGGCCTGGGCGGCGCATGGCGACGCTTGCGGTCGTGGGCGCGATCGTCGCGTTGAGCGGGATGCAGATCGTCAAGTTCTATCGCCATCCGAGCGAGGACTGGCGTGCGCTGACTGCCGCGATCGCTACGCAGGCGCAGCCCGGCGATCTGGTGATCGTCGATGCCGGCGAGGCGCAGCCGCCGCTGCAGTTCTACGCACGCAATCAGCCGTCGTTCCCGCCGATGCAGGTGATTCCCGCCGATTTCCCTGCACCGGGCCTCGCGCGGCCGTATCGCGCGGGCAATCTCGGCGTGCCGAGCCCGATCGACGCCGACCGTCCGACGATACGCGCGGCCTGCGACAGTCATCGTCGCGTGTGGCTCGTTACGCGCGGTGTTGGGACGTACGATCCGACCGCAATCGTGCAGAGTGAGATCGTCGCGCGCAAGCCACATGCGCGCGTGTTCGTCGATTCGGAGAGTTATACGCTCGAGCTGTTCGAGTGA
- a CDS encoding GtrA family protein, whose protein sequence is MRDAAGLKRFAAYVAVGAAGTAVQYAVLFAGTSTGWATPATASAIGAALGAVVNYWLNHRVTFSEAHNRTRDHVASIPKFAVTALAGVALTWLAMHAMTQRLHVPVLIAQLIATALTLAMTYTVNSAWTFRQRSDPRPPTHVSADTTTR, encoded by the coding sequence ATGCGTGACGCGGCCGGCCTGAAGCGGTTCGCCGCCTACGTCGCGGTCGGCGCGGCGGGCACCGCCGTGCAGTATGCGGTGCTGTTCGCGGGCACCTCGACCGGCTGGGCGACACCCGCAACCGCGTCGGCCATCGGCGCCGCACTCGGCGCGGTGGTCAACTACTGGCTCAATCATCGCGTAACGTTTAGCGAAGCACACAACCGCACGCGTGATCACGTCGCATCGATACCGAAGTTCGCCGTCACTGCGCTCGCCGGCGTCGCGCTCACATGGCTTGCGATGCACGCGATGACGCAGCGCCTGCACGTACCCGTGCTCATTGCGCAGTTGATCGCGACCGCGCTGACGCTCGCGATGACGTACACCGTCAACTCAGCGTGGACGTTCCGGCAACGCTCCGACCCACGACCACCCACACACGTGTCGGCCGACACGACGACACGCTGA
- a CDS encoding glycosyltransferase family 2 protein has product MESFFSDKGAGGQASLPVDSPYERREVRDVCLLSLVVPFYNEEDVIRQFFSTVIPVLESIPSTEFEIVCVNDGSRDRTLALLTLEASRDARIRVIDLTRNFGKEAALTAGLDEASGSIIVPFDADLQDPPAVIPQLVQKWREGHDVVLARRSNRSTDSYLKRQTARWFYRAHNAVSDISIPEDVGDFRLFTREVADALKQLPETRRFMKGLFAWVGYRTATIDYVREARIAGTSKFSGWKLWNFALEGFTSFSTLPLRVWTYIGSGVASVAFCYALYLVLRTWIRGIDVPGYASVFTAVLMLGGVQLVGIGVLGEYIGRIYAESKKRPVYLIRSRYQKRSDA; this is encoded by the coding sequence ATGGAATCTTTTTTCTCGGACAAGGGTGCAGGCGGGCAAGCGAGTCTGCCGGTCGATTCGCCCTACGAGCGTCGGGAAGTCAGGGACGTGTGCCTGCTTTCGCTGGTCGTGCCGTTCTACAACGAAGAAGACGTGATCCGGCAGTTCTTCTCGACGGTGATACCGGTGCTCGAAAGCATCCCGTCGACGGAGTTCGAGATCGTCTGCGTGAACGACGGCAGCCGCGACCGTACACTCGCGTTGCTGACGCTCGAAGCGAGCCGCGATGCGCGCATCCGTGTGATCGACCTCACGCGCAACTTCGGCAAGGAAGCCGCGCTGACCGCCGGACTCGACGAAGCGAGCGGCTCGATCATCGTGCCGTTCGACGCCGATCTGCAGGACCCGCCCGCTGTGATTCCGCAGCTCGTGCAGAAATGGCGCGAAGGTCACGACGTCGTGCTCGCGCGACGCTCCAACCGCTCGACCGATTCTTACCTGAAGCGGCAGACCGCGAGGTGGTTCTACCGCGCGCACAACGCGGTGTCCGACATCTCGATCCCCGAGGACGTCGGTGACTTTCGTCTTTTCACGCGCGAAGTCGCGGATGCGCTGAAGCAGTTGCCCGAGACGCGCCGCTTCATGAAAGGACTGTTCGCGTGGGTCGGCTACCGCACCGCGACGATCGACTATGTGCGCGAAGCGCGTATCGCCGGCACGAGCAAATTCTCCGGCTGGAAGCTGTGGAATTTCGCGCTCGAAGGCTTTACCAGTTTCAGCACGCTGCCGCTTCGGGTGTGGACGTATATCGGTAGTGGCGTCGCGTCGGTGGCGTTCTGCTATGCGCTCTATCTGGTGCTGCGCACGTGGATTCGCGGCATCGACGTACCCGGCTATGCGTCGGTGTTTACCGCCGTGCTGATGCTCGGCGGCGTGCAGCTGGTCGGCATCGGCGTGCTCGGCGAATACATCGGCCGGATCTATGCCGAGTCGAAGAAGCGGCCGGTCTATCTGATCCGCTCGCGCTACCAGAAACGTTCCGATGCGTGA
- a CDS encoding molybdopterin-dependent oxidoreductase, producing the protein MKLLKHALHALTLALTVCAIAAHAQSTDFTLDITGNISHPTDAATHTYRFTRQDLLALPAKTIRTSSNWTPVSVWRGPTLKSLLEKAGAQGKSMRVDALDHYSHVIPVSDADQYGVIVAYERDGKPLEDKGFGPLMLIYPRDALPDDANRKVIDSRFVWQTYRIEIQ; encoded by the coding sequence ATGAAGCTACTGAAGCACGCACTGCACGCACTAACGCTCGCGCTGACCGTCTGCGCCATCGCCGCACACGCACAGAGCACCGACTTCACACTCGACATCACCGGCAACATCTCCCACCCCACCGACGCCGCCACACACACCTACCGCTTCACGCGACAGGACCTGCTCGCGCTGCCTGCAAAAACCATCCGCACGTCGTCGAACTGGACGCCGGTCAGTGTGTGGCGCGGACCGACGTTGAAGAGTCTGCTGGAGAAGGCCGGCGCGCAGGGCAAATCGATGCGCGTCGATGCGCTCGATCATTATTCGCACGTGATTCCGGTATCGGACGCGGATCAGTACGGTGTGATCGTCGCGTACGAGCGGGACGGCAAGCCGCTGGAAGACAAGGGCTTCGGTCCGCTGATGCTGATCTATCCGCGCGACGCGCTACCCGACGACGCAAATCGCAAGGTGATCGATTCGCGCTTCGTGTGGCAGACGTACCGGATCGAGATCCAGTAG
- a CDS encoding sensor histidine kinase, whose protein sequence is MPSMSERAPRRCGPFGAVATRGSAPRWFQGLSARLWLTSVAALAACLSLLAIVGVHLLNTFPQQAVGRHSQIEIVRHVVDALVYDADGRPVGVQLHDPTAWMFEAMPTELKYRVTDEHGTVLLASPGADDSLWIDRLRPIDKPAIGEMTLNGRAFYIATLRIAHAGHTLRVQTAASARFTTILAQERIRALMRIVNVVFFIATIIFGLSLTLMLRRVLRPLRQVSEAAALISPRNLTARLSPNGLPHEIRPLIDGFNEALDRLENGFTVQQQFLASAAHELQTPLTLIRGQIELQPDIHDKDALLREIDLMARQVRQLLHLAEVSEAQNFSFADIAPTDVAQDVLAYLARKAETMHVGLHLEQLDGSHASSSIWADRSALFILLKNLVENAINVSPPDGSVRVIVDAQSIQVRDEGPGIDAAHVPFIFKRFWRAPGARYRGAGLGLAICREIAIAHGWAIGVNRLTVGTSIAVRFEDAV, encoded by the coding sequence ATGCCGTCGATGTCTGAACGCGCGCCGCGTCGCTGCGGTCCCTTCGGTGCTGTCGCGACACGCGGCAGCGCGCCGCGCTGGTTTCAGGGTCTCTCCGCAAGACTGTGGCTGACGAGCGTCGCGGCACTTGCCGCGTGTCTGAGCCTGCTCGCGATCGTCGGCGTGCATCTGTTGAACACGTTTCCGCAGCAGGCTGTGGGCCGTCATTCGCAGATCGAAATCGTGCGACACGTCGTCGACGCGCTCGTCTACGATGCCGATGGCCGACCCGTCGGCGTCCAGTTGCACGACCCCACCGCGTGGATGTTCGAGGCGATGCCCACCGAACTGAAATACCGCGTGACCGACGAGCACGGCACCGTGCTGCTCGCGTCGCCGGGCGCGGACGATAGCCTGTGGATCGACCGGCTGCGCCCGATCGATAAACCGGCGATCGGCGAAATGACGCTGAACGGCCGGGCGTTCTACATCGCGACGCTGCGTATCGCGCATGCAGGCCACACGCTGCGCGTGCAGACGGCGGCAAGCGCGCGCTTCACGACGATCCTCGCGCAGGAAAGGATCCGCGCGTTGATGCGCATCGTCAACGTGGTGTTCTTCATCGCGACGATCATCTTCGGACTGTCGCTCACGCTGATGCTGCGCCGCGTGCTCAGGCCGCTGCGTCAGGTGTCGGAAGCGGCCGCGCTGATCTCGCCGCGCAACCTCACCGCACGACTGTCGCCGAACGGCTTGCCGCACGAAATCCGTCCGCTGATCGACGGTTTCAACGAAGCACTCGACCGGCTCGAAAACGGCTTCACCGTGCAGCAGCAGTTTCTCGCGTCGGCGGCGCACGAGTTGCAGACTCCGCTCACACTGATTCGCGGACAGATCGAACTGCAGCCCGATATCCACGACAAGGACGCGCTGCTGCGCGAGATCGATCTGATGGCGCGGCAGGTGCGGCAACTGCTCCATCTCGCGGAAGTCAGCGAGGCGCAGAATTTCAGCTTCGCCGACATCGCCCCCACCGACGTCGCGCAGGACGTGCTCGCGTATCTCGCGCGCAAGGCCGAAACGATGCACGTCGGTCTGCATCTGGAGCAGCTGGATGGCTCGCACGCGTCGTCGTCGATCTGGGCGGATCGCAGCGCGCTGTTCATCCTGTTGAAGAATCTCGTCGAGAACGCGATCAACGTATCGCCGCCGGACGGCAGTGTGCGGGTGATCGTCGATGCGCAGTCGATCCAGGTGCGCGACGAAGGACCAGGCATCGACGCGGCGCACGTGCCATTCATTTTCAAGCGCTTCTGGCGCGCGCCGGGTGCGCGCTATCGCGGCGCGGGTCTCGGCCTCGCGATCTGCCGCGAGATTGCGATCGCGCACGGCTGGGCGATCGGCGTCAACCGGCTTACCGTGGGAACGAGCATCGCGGTGCGGTTCGAGGACGCGGTATAA
- a CDS encoding response regulator transcription factor, translating into MSRVALIEDHERLAAMVRDALSGAGIEADHFRSVSEARHGLDLAAYAVLLVDRGLPDGDGLAFLRTLRAAGDMTPCLILTARDALHDRVDGLESGADDYLTKPFAISELVARVRTLMRRPPALTELVVSFAGLAVDPAQRALSCGTDSVMLAPAELQIMLCLLRASGRTVRHAALEHAAWGLGEAVTPNALEVTLHRLRKKLSTLGAPARLVNVRGAGFALHAVDV; encoded by the coding sequence ATGTCGCGAGTCGCCCTGATCGAAGACCACGAACGACTCGCCGCGATGGTGCGCGACGCGCTGTCCGGCGCGGGCATCGAGGCCGATCATTTTCGTAGCGTGTCCGAGGCGCGACATGGACTCGACCTCGCCGCGTACGCGGTGCTGCTCGTCGATCGTGGCTTGCCCGACGGCGACGGCCTCGCGTTCCTGCGCACGCTGCGCGCAGCCGGCGACATGACGCCATGCCTGATCCTGACCGCACGCGATGCGTTGCACGATCGCGTCGATGGGCTGGAAAGCGGCGCCGACGACTACCTGACCAAACCGTTCGCGATCAGCGAGCTGGTCGCGCGCGTGCGCACGTTGATGCGCCGCCCGCCTGCGCTGACCGAACTGGTCGTGTCGTTCGCAGGCCTCGCCGTCGATCCCGCGCAACGTGCGCTGTCGTGCGGCACGGATTCGGTGATGCTCGCGCCAGCCGAACTGCAGATCATGCTGTGCCTGCTCCGCGCGTCGGGACGCACCGTGCGTCACGCAGCGCTCGAACATGCGGCATGGGGTCTCGGCGAAGCAGTCACGCCGAATGCGCTCGAAGTCACGCTGCATCGTCTGCGCAAGAAGCTGTCGACGCTCGGTGCGCCCGCGCGGCTCGTCAACGTTCGCGGCGCCGGATTCGCACTGCATGCCGTCGATGTCTGA